The Ignatzschineria rhizosphaerae genome contains a region encoding:
- a CDS encoding iron chelate uptake ABC transporter family permease subunit, whose protein sequence is MSNRTKLIILAILMLTSVSLYLFYQLGSNWDYALPRRGYKVAAMVVAGSAIAFSTVIFQTVTHNRILTPSIMGLDSLYLLVQTLLIFFLGSKNFTMISNEWLFLLSVGVLMLFSILLFKGVLGKEGRSVYFLLLIGIVLGALFQSLATFMQVLIDPNEFMIVQDKMFASFNNVQVKLLWWAIGILGVTFICYIPYIKYLDVLSLGRDQSLNLGVSYQRIVMITLIVVAIFTAVSTALIGPITFLGLLVANLAYEVFKTYRHSILLVGAVLVSVIALSFGQVLVERVFSFTTTLSVIINFIGGIYFMYLLLRGSK, encoded by the coding sequence ATGAGTAATCGTACAAAATTAATAATTTTAGCAATCTTGATGCTCACGAGCGTTTCTTTATATCTTTTTTATCAGCTTGGGAGTAATTGGGATTACGCATTGCCACGTAGGGGATATAAAGTTGCGGCAATGGTCGTTGCAGGAAGCGCAATTGCATTTTCTACAGTCATTTTCCAAACGGTAACTCATAATCGTATTTTAACGCCCAGTATTATGGGGTTAGATTCACTCTATCTTTTAGTGCAGACTCTCTTGATCTTCTTCTTAGGTAGTAAGAATTTCACGATGATTAGCAATGAATGGCTATTTCTCTTATCTGTTGGTGTTTTAATGCTTTTTTCCATATTACTCTTTAAAGGTGTTTTAGGTAAAGAGGGGAGATCGGTCTATTTCTTGTTACTAATAGGGATCGTCTTAGGGGCATTATTTCAGAGTTTAGCGACTTTCATGCAGGTTTTAATTGACCCTAATGAATTTATGATTGTCCAAGATAAGATGTTCGCAAGTTTCAATAACGTTCAAGTAAAATTACTATGGTGGGCAATTGGGATTTTAGGCGTGACATTTATCTGTTATATCCCTTATATTAAATACCTTGATGTTTTATCCTTAGGGCGAGATCAGTCTTTGAATCTTGGCGTCTCTTATCAGCGCATCGTCATGATTACCTTGATCGTTGTCGCAATTTTTACAGCCGTGTCAACAGCATTGATCGGACCGATTACCTTTTTGGGCTTATTAGTCGCAAACCTTGCCTATGAGGTTTTTAAAACTTATCGCCATTCTATTTTATTGGTAGGTGCGGTATTAGTTTCAGTGATTGCTCTATCGTTCGGGCAGGTCTTAGTAGAGCGAGTCTTTAGTTTCACGACGACGTTAAGTGTCATTATTAACTTTATCGGGGGAATCTACTTTATGTACTTATTATTAAGGGGGAGCAAGTAA
- a CDS encoding iron ABC transporter ATP-binding protein, translating into MVVVENVSKLFGQRKVVDDVSISIPKNKITSLIGPNGAGKSTLLGMMSRLLTPDNGNVTIDGLSISDWKGDDLAKKISILKQANYLNLRITVRELVAFGRFPHSKGRLTAEDQTFIDEAIEYMGLSSMQDKYISELSGGQRQCAFIAMVVAQNTEIIFLDEPLNNLDMKHSVEIMQVLRKLVDEKNKTIVIVIHDINFASCYSDHIISLKNGALVHEGATEKIIDSNILRDIYDMEIPIQMIDNRRICVYFS; encoded by the coding sequence ATGGTTGTTGTCGAAAATGTTTCCAAGCTCTTTGGGCAAAGAAAAGTCGTTGATGATGTCTCAATTTCAATCCCAAAAAATAAAATTACTTCATTGATCGGACCTAATGGCGCAGGAAAAAGTACCTTATTAGGCATGATGAGCCGGTTGTTAACCCCAGATAATGGCAATGTGACAATTGATGGTCTTTCAATTTCTGACTGGAAAGGGGATGATCTGGCGAAGAAGATTTCGATTTTAAAGCAAGCTAACTACCTTAATTTAAGAATTACCGTGAGAGAGCTCGTGGCTTTTGGTCGTTTTCCTCATAGTAAAGGACGATTAACAGCAGAAGATCAGACCTTTATTGATGAAGCAATTGAGTATATGGGCCTCTCTTCGATGCAAGATAAATATATTTCAGAGCTCAGTGGTGGTCAAAGACAGTGTGCTTTTATTGCAATGGTTGTTGCGCAAAATACGGAGATCATCTTTTTAGATGAACCTTTAAATAATCTAGATATGAAGCATTCTGTAGAGATTATGCAAGTGCTTCGTAAGTTAGTAGATGAAAAGAATAAAACGATTGTCATCGTGATTCACGATATCAATTTTGCCTCTTGTTACTCAGATCATATTATCTCTCTTAAAAATGGTGCCTTGGTGCATGAAGGTGCAACCGAGAAGATTATTGATAGTAATATTTTAAGGGATATTTATGATATGGAGATCCCTATTCAGATGATTGATAATCGGAGAATTTGTGTCTATTTCTCATAA
- a CDS encoding ABC transporter permease yields MRIRYWVLILLVLSVISLFVGVINISVNDLFNLTDAQKQTILISRIPRLITILIAGASLSISGLIMQKLSQNPFVSPTTAGTMESARLGILIAILLFAGASPIIKMALAFIFALLGTFIFMKILHHIRYKDAIFVPLIGLMFGGIIGSISTFIAYKYDLIQNLSSWLIGDFSMVMSGRYELIYISIPLMIVAYLYAHQFSIAGMGQDFAKNLGLKYKQIMNIGLAIVAMITASVILTVGMIPFLGLIVPNIVSLYMGDNIRTTLPYTAILGAIVVLVCDVVGRLVIYPYEIPISVMIGIIGSAIFIWLLFKKAAAA; encoded by the coding sequence ATGAGAATACGATATTGGGTTCTCATTCTCTTAGTATTATCTGTGATTTCCCTTTTTGTGGGAGTCATTAATATTTCAGTGAATGACCTCTTTAATTTAACTGATGCGCAAAAACAGACGATTCTGATTAGTCGCATTCCAAGATTGATTACAATTTTAATTGCCGGCGCAAGTCTCTCTATTAGTGGCTTGATTATGCAAAAATTAAGTCAAAATCCTTTTGTGTCACCCACGACAGCAGGAACGATGGAGTCCGCTCGGTTAGGGATTTTAATTGCGATCTTATTATTTGCCGGTGCTTCACCCATTATTAAAATGGCATTAGCATTTATCTTTGCGCTACTTGGCACGTTTATTTTTATGAAGATATTGCATCATATTCGTTATAAAGATGCGATATTTGTCCCCTTGATAGGTTTAATGTTCGGGGGGATTATTGGTTCTATCTCTACCTTTATCGCTTATAAATACGATTTAATTCAAAACTTATCATCTTGGTTAATTGGTGATTTCTCAATGGTAATGTCAGGGCGATATGAGTTAATTTATATCTCAATCCCTTTAATGATAGTGGCTTATCTTTATGCTCACCAATTCTCTATTGCGGGAATGGGGCAAGATTTTGCTAAGAATCTAGGACTTAAATATAAGCAAATTATGAATATTGGTTTGGCAATTGTCGCAATGATTACGGCATCTGTTATTTTAACAGTGGGAATGATCCCCTTTTTAGGACTCATTGTGCCTAATATTGTCTCGCTTTATATGGGGGATAATATTCGTACGACACTGCCTTATACAGCTATTTTGGGTGCGATTGTGGTTTTAGTTTGTGATGTTGTTGGGCGTCTTGTGATTTATCCTTATGAGATTCCTATTAGTGTGATGATTGGAATTATTGGTAGTGCAATTTTTATCTGGTTGCTCTTTAAAAAGGCGGCAGCTGCATGA
- a CDS encoding aldehyde dehydrogenase family protein, which yields MRKLADLTQDLRPQASYQLLIDGAWSDGAQKKTFESFNPATGEKLATIAVAEKEDVDRAVETAWQAFDSWSKTSPQERSKYLLEIADRLEAEAKRFATLETLDNGKPIRETTNVDVPLAIDHFRYFAGVIRSESDEANLINQDSLSIVLSEPIGVVGQIIPWNFPLLMGAWKIAPALAAGNCIVIKPSSDTSISVLELGRILNEVLPKGVVSVLTGGGSTTGNHILEHEGFSKFAFTGSTEIGYTVAKAAADKLIPATLELGGKSANIIFEDAQIDKAIDGALMGILFNQGQVCCAGSRLFVQRSIYDDFLKRLKAKFESVKVGDPLDPNTQMGAQINEKQLKQILGYVDIAKEEGATILTGGKRAHETGAFLCPTAITDVKMNMRIEKEEVFGPVVAIVVFDTEEEVIKWANDSEYGLGGAVWTRDINRAFRVAKAVRTGRMWVNTYNELPAHSPFGGYKKSGIGRETHKMILEAYTQKKNIYISFNEKLTGFY from the coding sequence ATGAGAAAGTTAGCAGATTTAACCCAAGATCTTAGACCGCAAGCTTCATATCAATTGTTGATTGATGGTGCTTGGTCAGATGGTGCTCAGAAGAAAACTTTTGAGAGCTTTAACCCGGCAACGGGCGAGAAGTTAGCTACAATCGCTGTTGCAGAGAAGGAAGATGTCGATCGTGCTGTTGAAACAGCGTGGCAAGCATTTGACTCATGGAGTAAAACCTCCCCCCAAGAGCGTTCTAAATATCTTCTTGAAATAGCCGATCGCTTAGAGGCAGAAGCGAAGCGCTTTGCAACGCTTGAAACCTTAGATAATGGTAAACCGATTCGAGAAACCACCAATGTGGATGTACCGCTTGCGATAGATCATTTTCGTTATTTTGCTGGCGTGATCCGTTCTGAAAGTGATGAGGCTAATCTTATTAATCAAGATAGCTTGAGTATAGTCCTTAGTGAACCTATCGGTGTTGTAGGGCAAATTATTCCATGGAACTTCCCCTTATTGATGGGCGCGTGGAAAATTGCACCGGCTTTAGCTGCGGGAAACTGTATTGTTATTAAGCCTTCAAGTGATACTTCAATCTCTGTCCTTGAATTGGGCCGAATTTTAAATGAAGTGCTCCCTAAAGGCGTGGTGAGTGTTTTGACAGGGGGAGGTTCGACAACGGGTAATCATATTCTCGAGCATGAAGGCTTTAGTAAATTTGCGTTCACAGGTTCTACCGAAATTGGCTATACAGTGGCAAAAGCGGCGGCTGATAAATTAATTCCAGCAACGCTTGAACTAGGTGGTAAATCGGCCAATATTATTTTTGAAGATGCCCAGATTGATAAAGCGATCGATGGCGCGCTTATGGGAATCTTATTTAATCAAGGGCAGGTCTGCTGTGCGGGGTCACGCCTTTTTGTACAGCGCTCAATTTATGATGATTTCCTAAAACGTCTTAAAGCAAAATTTGAGAGTGTAAAAGTGGGAGATCCATTAGATCCTAATACTCAGATGGGAGCGCAAATTAATGAGAAGCAGCTAAAGCAGATCTTAGGATATGTGGATATTGCTAAAGAAGAGGGTGCGACTATTTTAACAGGTGGTAAGCGTGCTCATGAAACAGGAGCCTTCCTTTGCCCAACAGCAATAACAGATGTAAAAATGAATATGCGTATTGAGAAAGAGGAAGTCTTTGGTCCTGTGGTGGCAATTGTAGTCTTTGATACCGAAGAAGAAGTTATCAAGTGGGCGAACGATTCTGAGTATGGTTTAGGTGGGGCGGTTTGGACTCGTGATATTAATCGTGCTTTCCGTGTGGCAAAGGCAGTGAGAACAGGAAGAATGTGGGTGAATACTTATAATGAACTACCTGCTCACTCACCATTTGGCGGCTATAAAAAATCAGGAATTGGTCGTGAAACACACAAGATGATTTTAGAGGCTTATACGCAGAAGAAAAATATCTATATTAGTTTTAATGAAAAATTAACAGGTTTCTATTAA
- a CDS encoding siderophore ABC transporter substrate-binding protein: MKTKMFKRVVIASALALVLAACGDEKKATTETSSTTNQTTETTQQAAPKTVTIKHGSGETVVPLKPEKVISFDLGAVDTLEKIDVDIIGLPKANLPSYLSSYKADKYGDFGSLKEPNFEAIHAAKPDVIIIAARQAALYDQFAEIAPTLNLSLDEKNYVESTANNARVMGKIFDKEAQVEAEIKALEDKVASVYEQTSNMPDTALILLVNDGKISAYGSGSRFGIIHDALGFKSADKSIQVSTHGQTASFEYVMDLNPDYIFVVDRSAVVGNSETSAKQVVENDLVKNTNAYKNNKIIYLDPNVWYLSGGGLKSTTQMVDDVQNAINK; this comes from the coding sequence ATGAAAACAAAAATGTTTAAGAGAGTTGTGATTGCATCTGCATTAGCATTAGTTTTAGCTGCATGTGGTGATGAGAAAAAAGCAACAACCGAGACATCATCAACAACAAATCAAACAACAGAAACAACACAGCAAGCGGCACCTAAAACCGTCACTATTAAACATGGATCGGGCGAAACAGTAGTTCCTTTAAAACCTGAAAAAGTGATCTCATTTGATTTAGGGGCAGTAGATACCTTAGAGAAGATTGATGTTGATATCATCGGTTTACCAAAAGCAAACCTTCCTAGCTATTTATCGAGTTATAAAGCAGATAAATATGGTGATTTTGGGAGTTTAAAAGAGCCTAACTTTGAAGCAATTCATGCGGCAAAGCCAGATGTGATTATTATTGCTGCTCGTCAAGCTGCGCTTTATGATCAATTTGCAGAAATTGCCCCTACATTAAACCTCTCTCTTGATGAGAAAAATTACGTTGAATCAACGGCGAATAATGCAAGAGTGATGGGGAAAATTTTTGATAAAGAAGCACAAGTTGAAGCAGAGATAAAAGCTTTAGAAGATAAAGTTGCAAGCGTATATGAGCAGACAAGCAATATGCCAGATACAGCGCTTATTCTCCTTGTGAATGATGGTAAAATCAGTGCTTATGGTTCAGGTTCACGTTTTGGAATTATCCATGATGCTTTAGGATTTAAATCAGCTGATAAATCAATCCAAGTTTCAACTCATGGTCAAACCGCATCATTTGAATATGTGATGGACTTAAACCCTGATTATATCTTTGTGGTAGATCGTAGTGCGGTTGTTGGTAATAGTGAAACATCTGCAAAACAAGTTGTAGAAAATGATCTTGTGAAAAATACCAATGCGTATAAAAATAACAAAATTATCTATTTAGATCCAAATGTTTGGTATCTCTCAGGTGGCGGACTTAAATCAACTACTCAAATGGTGGATGATGTACAAAATGCCATTAATAAATAA